From one Bacteroides eggerthii genomic stretch:
- a CDS encoding glycoside hydrolase family 26 protein, translated as MKFKTLLCINALALCVSSCRVSVEETTLETQKLLSNLQTMSSKGIMFGHHDDTVYGIGWEGDEGRSDVKSVCGDYPAVISFDLGEIELGQDENLDKVSFDKIRKEIVNQYERGGMVSLSWHVRNPLTGGDAWDVSDSTVVRSILPGGSIHDKFVNWMDYVATFLNSLKDSDGVKVPVLFRPWHEHTGSWFWWGEKLCSSAEYKQLWRMTVETLQAKGVNNALYAYSSSSNLQDSCQYLERYPGDDIIDVMGFDAYQGDSLAFAQDMKSSLNVLSEVGKKHNKIIALTETGYESIPDAKWWTDTLLPLVESVPLSYVLVWRNARERPTHYYAPYPEQVSAENFVEFYNDSRTLFVSNVNLYE; from the coding sequence ATGAAATTTAAAACATTACTTTGTATAAATGCATTGGCACTTTGTGTCTCTTCTTGTAGAGTAAGCGTAGAAGAGACAACCCTTGAAACCCAAAAGCTATTAAGTAACCTTCAGACGATGTCGTCAAAAGGCATAATGTTTGGACATCATGATGATACGGTTTATGGCATTGGCTGGGAGGGAGATGAAGGACGATCTGATGTAAAAAGTGTCTGTGGAGATTATCCGGCTGTAATCAGTTTTGATTTAGGGGAAATAGAACTCGGGCAAGATGAGAACTTGGATAAAGTTTCTTTTGATAAGATACGAAAGGAAATTGTAAATCAATATGAAAGAGGCGGTATGGTCTCTTTAAGTTGGCATGTTCGTAATCCATTAACAGGAGGAGATGCATGGGATGTATCCGACTCAACTGTAGTCCGTTCCATTTTGCCGGGTGGAAGCATACATGATAAATTCGTCAACTGGATGGATTATGTTGCAACCTTTCTTAATTCTTTAAAAGATTCGGATGGAGTAAAAGTTCCTGTTTTGTTCCGCCCTTGGCATGAACATACCGGTAGCTGGTTTTGGTGGGGAGAAAAACTATGTTCCTCTGCTGAGTATAAACAACTATGGCGTATGACTGTAGAAACTTTGCAAGCTAAAGGTGTGAACAATGCGCTTTATGCGTATTCTTCAAGTTCTAATTTGCAAGATAGTTGCCAATATTTGGAACGTTATCCCGGGGATGATATAATCGATGTTATGGGATTTGATGCATATCAGGGTGATAGCCTGGCTTTTGCCCAAGATATGAAATCCTCTTTAAATGTTCTCAGTGAGGTTGGTAAGAAGCATAATAAAATTATAGCGCTTACAGAAACCGGATATGAAAGCATTCCTGATGCTAAATGGTGGACTGATACACTTTTACCGCTTGTTGAATCTGTTCCTCTATCTTATGTATTGGTTTGGCGTAATGCACGTGAGCGGCCGACTCATTATTATGCTCCTTATCCGGAGCAAGTTTCTGCAGAGAACTTTGTAGAATTTTACAACGATTCCAGAACTTTATTTGTTTCAAATGTTAATTTATATGAGTAA
- a CDS encoding glycosidase, which yields MGNNYKEKINALLKDYEALITQKNEPVENGNGIFTRYKHPVLTAAHTPIFWRYDLDENSNPYLMERISINATMNSGAIKWNNKYLLVVRVEGADRKSFFAIAESPNGVDNFRFWDYPIMMPEDIVPATNIYDMRLTAHEDGWIYGIFCAERHDDTAPVGDLSSATATAAIARTKDLKTWERLPDLKTKSQQRNVVLHPEFVDGKYALYTRPQDGFIDAGSGGGIGWALVDDITHAEVKEEKIIDQRYYHTIKEVKNGEGPHPIKTSKGWLHLAHGVRGCAAGLRYVLYMYMTALDDPSKLIAAPGGYFMAPEAEERIGDVSNVLFSNGWIVDDDGTVFIYYASSDTRMHVATSTVDKLVDYCMNTPVDGLSSSASVDTLKRLIDKNLELLKQQPVSK from the coding sequence ATGGGAAATAATTATAAAGAAAAGATTAATGCGCTTTTAAAAGATTACGAAGCGCTGATAACACAAAAGAATGAACCGGTAGAGAATGGCAACGGTATATTTACCCGTTACAAACATCCTGTGCTGACAGCTGCCCATACCCCTATCTTCTGGCGTTACGATTTGGATGAAAACAGTAATCCTTATCTAATGGAACGAATCAGCATTAATGCCACGATGAATTCCGGTGCCATAAAATGGAACAATAAGTACTTATTGGTGGTTCGGGTGGAAGGGGCCGATCGTAAATCATTCTTTGCCATAGCCGAAAGTCCGAATGGTGTTGACAATTTCCGTTTTTGGGATTATCCGATAATGATGCCTGAAGACATTGTTCCGGCAACTAATATTTACGACATGCGTCTCACAGCCCATGAAGACGGTTGGATATATGGTATTTTCTGTGCGGAACGGCACGATGACACAGCTCCTGTGGGAGATTTGTCTTCTGCAACGGCTACGGCAGCTATTGCCCGTACCAAAGACCTGAAAACCTGGGAGCGTCTGCCGGACTTGAAAACTAAAAGTCAGCAACGTAATGTGGTGCTTCATCCGGAATTTGTAGATGGTAAATATGCACTTTATACCCGTCCGCAGGATGGTTTCATAGATGCCGGAAGCGGTGGAGGTATTGGTTGGGCATTGGTGGATGACATAACGCATGCTGAAGTAAAGGAGGAAAAGATTATTGACCAACGCTATTATCATACTATCAAAGAGGTGAAGAATGGCGAAGGGCCGCATCCTATCAAAACCTCTAAGGGGTGGTTGCACTTGGCACATGGAGTACGTGGTTGTGCGGCAGGATTGCGTTACGTACTTTATATGTATATGACAGCCTTGGACGATCCCTCCAAACTGATAGCTGCTCCCGGTGGTTATTTCATGGCGCCCGAAGCGGAAGAACGTATAGGCGATGTAAGCAACGTACTTTTCTCCAACGGGTGGATTGTTGATGATGACGGAACGGTATTTATCTATTATGCTTCTTCCGATACGCGGATGCATGTTGCAACCTCTACTGTCGATAAGTTAGTGGATTATTGCATGAATACTCCTGTTGACGGTTTGAGTTCGTCCGCATCGGTGGACACTTTAAAGAGATTGATAGATAAGAATTTGGAATTATTGAAACAGCAACCTGTTTCTAAATAA
- a CDS encoding MFS transporter, whose product MIKLTEKIGYGFGDMASSMFWKLFGAYLMIFYTDVFGLPAAVVGTMFLITRIWDSAFDPIVGVVADRTHSRWGKFRPYLLWLAAPFGIIGVLTFVTPDWSPTGKLVYAYVTYSLMMMIYSAINVPYASLLGVMSPNPKERNTLSTYRMTFAYIGSFIALLLFMPLVNFFSGNSKDLGDQQTGWTMAVVVIAILCIILFFGCFAWTKERVKPIKEAQNPLKEDLKDLFKNKPWWILLGAGVAALVFNSIRDGATVYYFKYFVVEEDYATVSFFGMSFVLSGLYLALGQAANIIGVIAAAPVSNRIGKRNTYMWAMIIATVLSVLFYWFDKEDLIWMFVFQALISICAGSIFPLLWSMYADCADYSELKTGNRATGLIFSSSSMSQKFGWAIGTAITGWLLGFFGFQANAVQSEEAISGIKMFLSFLPAVGTILSVVFISMYPLTEKKMKDITTELECKRQL is encoded by the coding sequence ATGATAAAACTTACAGAGAAAATAGGCTATGGATTTGGAGATATGGCCTCATCCATGTTCTGGAAACTGTTCGGCGCTTATCTGATGATATTCTATACGGATGTTTTCGGTTTGCCGGCTGCGGTGGTAGGGACTATGTTCCTGATAACAAGAATATGGGATTCGGCTTTCGACCCTATTGTCGGAGTTGTTGCCGATCGCACACACTCCCGTTGGGGAAAGTTCCGGCCTTATCTCTTGTGGTTGGCCGCTCCGTTCGGTATCATAGGTGTGCTGACTTTTGTTACTCCGGACTGGAGTCCGACCGGTAAGTTGGTTTATGCTTATGTCACCTATTCGTTGATGATGATGATATATTCTGCCATCAATGTCCCTTACGCTTCTCTATTGGGCGTGATGAGTCCTAATCCTAAAGAACGCAACACACTTTCTACATATAGAATGACCTTTGCCTACATCGGTAGTTTTATAGCTTTGCTGCTGTTTATGCCGTTGGTAAACTTTTTCAGTGGTAACAGTAAGGACTTGGGCGACCAGCAGACCGGTTGGACTATGGCGGTTGTTGTTATAGCCATATTATGTATTATTTTATTCTTCGGTTGTTTTGCCTGGACAAAAGAGCGGGTAAAGCCTATCAAAGAAGCACAGAATCCGTTGAAAGAAGATCTGAAAGATCTGTTTAAAAACAAGCCTTGGTGGATCTTATTGGGTGCGGGTGTGGCTGCTTTGGTATTCAACTCCATTCGTGATGGCGCTACTGTCTATTACTTCAAGTATTTTGTTGTAGAGGAAGATTATGCAACTGTCTCCTTTTTCGGAATGTCATTCGTGTTGAGTGGATTATATCTCGCTTTGGGGCAGGCTGCCAATATAATAGGCGTGATAGCTGCCGCTCCCGTCAGCAACCGCATCGGCAAGCGTAACACCTATATGTGGGCTATGATTATAGCCACAGTCCTTAGCGTTCTTTTCTATTGGTTTGATAAGGAAGACCTGATATGGATGTTTGTTTTTCAGGCACTGATCAGCATTTGTGCGGGTAGCATCTTTCCGTTGCTTTGGTCCATGTATGCCGATTGTGCTGATTATTCGGAACTGAAAACCGGTAATCGTGCCACCGGTTTGATATTCTCCTCTTCTTCCATGAGCCAGAAGTTCGGTTGGGCTATCGGGACGGCAATCACCGGCTGGTTGCTTGGCTTTTTTGGCTTTCAGGCAAATGCCGTACAAAGTGAAGAAGCGATTAGCGGTATCAAGATGTTCCTGAGTTTTCTACCGGCGGTAGGCACGATATTGAGTGTGGTCTTCATCAGTATGTACCCGCTTACTGAAAAGAAAATGAAAGATATAACAACTGAATTGGAATGTAAAAGACAATTATAA
- a CDS encoding AGE family epimerase/isomerase, giving the protein MNILSEMQLEMRTVLEDNILSFWEDKMTDSVHGGFYGRITGTGKLEPQAVKGAVLNARILWTFSSAYRLLGKAEYLETATRAKRVIIDQFYDKEQGGIYWSLDYAGRPADTKKQIYALGFAIYGLSEYHRATGDEEALTYAIRLFKSIEQYSFDSVKNGYCEALTRDWNNISDMRLSDKDENERKTMNTHLHILEPYTNLYRVWKDAVLEKQLCNLIELFTDKILNQQTGHLELFFDDDWVSKYRIISYGHDIEASWLIHEAALVLGDKALLEKVEPLVEYIAAAADEGLTSEGGMIYETFPDKGTTDRDCHWWVQAENVVGHINLYQHFDDEVALQKASRCWEYIKKHLIDYKNGEWYWSVRADGTVNTADDKAGFWKCPYHNGRMCMEMIERFS; this is encoded by the coding sequence ATGAATATACTAAGCGAGATGCAGCTTGAGATGCGCACTGTGCTGGAAGATAATATTCTTTCGTTTTGGGAAGATAAAATGACAGATTCGGTGCATGGTGGTTTCTATGGCCGCATCACCGGGACAGGTAAGCTGGAACCGCAGGCTGTGAAAGGAGCTGTACTCAATGCCCGCATATTGTGGACTTTCTCGTCGGCTTACCGCCTGTTGGGGAAAGCCGAATATCTGGAGACAGCCACTCGTGCCAAACGTGTCATTATTGATCAATTCTACGACAAGGAACAGGGTGGAATATATTGGTCGCTCGACTATGCAGGTCGTCCTGCAGATACCAAGAAACAAATTTATGCCTTAGGTTTTGCCATTTACGGCCTGAGTGAATACCATCGTGCTACCGGAGATGAAGAAGCGCTGACCTATGCCATCCGTCTCTTCAAAAGCATTGAACAATATAGTTTCGATTCCGTAAAGAACGGTTATTGCGAAGCATTAACTCGTGATTGGAACAACATTTCCGATATGCGTCTCAGTGACAAGGATGAGAATGAACGCAAGACCATGAATACCCATTTGCACATTTTGGAGCCTTACACAAATCTCTATCGCGTGTGGAAAGACGCCGTTCTTGAGAAGCAACTTTGTAACCTGATAGAGCTTTTCACAGATAAGATATTGAACCAGCAAACCGGACATTTGGAGCTCTTTTTTGATGATGATTGGGTGAGCAAATACCGTATCATATCCTATGGGCATGACATTGAGGCTTCCTGGCTGATTCATGAGGCGGCTTTAGTCTTGGGAGATAAAGCGCTGTTGGAGAAAGTGGAACCTTTGGTGGAGTACATTGCGGCCGCAGCCGATGAAGGATTGACGTCCGAGGGCGGCATGATTTACGAGACTTTCCCCGACAAAGGCACTACAGACCGGGATTGCCATTGGTGGGTGCAAGCCGAAAACGTGGTGGGGCACATTAATCTTTATCAACATTTCGATGATGAAGTGGCTCTTCAGAAAGCATCTCGCTGTTGGGAGTATATCAAGAAGCATTTGATAGATTACAAAAACGGAGAATGGTATTGGAGCGTTCGTGCCGACGGAACGGTAAACACAGCCGATGATAAGGCGGGTTTCTGGAAATGCCCCTATCATAACGGGCGCATGTGTATGGAAATGATAGAGCGCTTTTCTTAA